A stretch of the Cellulomonas sp. WB94 genome encodes the following:
- a CDS encoding class II fumarate hydratase has product MSSDATTGPGFRIEHDTMGEVRVPADALYRAQTQRAVENFPISGTRLERSHIEALARIKKAAALANAELGVLDANLAAAIVAAADEVAAGLHDRDFPIDVFQTGSGTSSNMNANEVIATLATARLGREVHPNDHVNASQSSNDVFPTSVHVAATAGVVRDLIPALEHLAGALGAKSTEFAEVVKSGRTHLMDATPVTLGQEFGGYAAAVRYGIERLESALPRAAEVPLGGTAVGTGINTPAGFPQRVIALLVEDTGLPLTEARDHFEAQSARDGLVELSGALRTIAVSLTKICNDLRWMGSGPNTGLGEISIPDLQPGSSIMPGKVNPVIPEAVLMVAARVVGNDATVAWAGASGSFELNVQIPVIALGVLESIRLLASATRLLADKTVSGITANVERARALAESSPSIVTPLNRVIGYEAAAKIAKHSVKQGITVREAVVDLGYVARGEVTEAQLDSALDVLSMTRKPV; this is encoded by the coding sequence ATGAGCAGCGACGCAACGACGGGTCCCGGTTTCCGCATCGAGCACGACACGATGGGTGAGGTGCGCGTCCCGGCGGACGCGCTGTACCGCGCGCAGACGCAGCGGGCGGTCGAGAACTTCCCCATCTCGGGCACGCGCCTCGAGCGCAGCCACATCGAGGCCCTCGCCCGCATCAAGAAGGCCGCCGCCCTCGCCAACGCCGAGCTCGGGGTCCTGGACGCGAACCTCGCGGCCGCGATCGTCGCCGCCGCAGACGAGGTCGCTGCGGGCCTGCACGACCGCGACTTCCCGATCGACGTCTTCCAGACGGGCTCCGGCACGTCGTCGAACATGAACGCCAACGAGGTCATCGCGACGCTCGCGACCGCGCGCCTGGGCCGCGAGGTCCACCCGAACGACCACGTCAACGCCTCGCAGTCGTCGAACGACGTGTTCCCGACCTCGGTGCACGTCGCCGCGACGGCCGGCGTCGTCCGCGACCTCATCCCGGCGCTGGAGCACCTCGCGGGCGCGCTCGGCGCCAAGTCGACGGAGTTCGCGGAGGTCGTGAAGTCCGGTCGGACGCACCTCATGGACGCGACGCCGGTCACGCTCGGGCAGGAGTTCGGCGGCTACGCGGCGGCCGTCCGCTACGGGATCGAGCGCCTGGAGTCCGCGCTCCCCCGGGCCGCCGAGGTCCCCCTCGGCGGCACGGCCGTCGGCACGGGCATCAACACCCCCGCCGGGTTCCCGCAGCGGGTCATCGCGCTGCTCGTCGAGGACACCGGCCTGCCCCTGACCGAGGCGCGCGACCACTTCGAGGCGCAGAGCGCGCGCGACGGCCTCGTCGAGCTCTCGGGTGCGCTGCGCACGATCGCGGTGAGCCTGACGAAGATCTGCAACGACCTGCGCTGGATGGGCTCGGGCCCCAACACGGGCCTCGGTGAGATCTCGATCCCCGACCTGCAGCCGGGCTCGTCGATCATGCCCGGCAAGGTCAACCCCGTGATCCCCGAGGCCGTGCTCATGGTCGCCGCCCGGGTCGTCGGCAACGACGCGACGGTCGCGTGGGCGGGCGCGAGCGGCTCGTTCGAGCTCAACGTGCAGATCCCCGTCATCGCGCTCGGCGTGCTCGAGTCGATCCGGCTGCTCGCCAGCGCGACGCGGCTGCTCGCCGACAAGACGGTCTCGGGCATCACCGCCAACGTCGAGCGGGCCCGCGCGCTCGCCGAGTCGTCCCCGTCGATCGTCACTCCGCTCAACCGCGTCATCGGCTACGAGGCGGCCGCGAAGATCGCCAAGCACTCCGTGAAGCAGGGCATCACCGTGCGCGAGGCCGTCGTCGACCTCGGCTACGTCGCCCGCGGCGAGGTGACCGAGGCGCAGCTCGACAGCGCCCTGGACGTGCTCAGCATGACGCGCAAGCCGGTCTGA
- a CDS encoding FtsX-like permease family protein encodes MNPRALVAGSVRVAWRRAVTDRGLLLGALVLVVVTAFLALTGPRLVGEAADEGARGAVRDAGARADIVADLGSTIRPSGKVSRDDAAATKLRTAATDMRARLPEEVGALTGEPSAVVRSGRLTLRSADASAVARFAWFWSAAGAGVTWVEGGAPQASPPPADASATTATTSDPTPPPARLVEVGLTRVVADVIDAHVGDHLTLKGPTRGLVQAVVSGIYLPVDRTDPLWTTVDGLLEPTAPGSAVVSLPSIGLLLSDESLPDLTLALQPGAITTSYRFPVDGSSLTAGDVERVRARVSAVVANPTPLTVAGSSTPAVRTELNAVLGDFQVRLRGAQALASVLLVGLVTVGGLALLLAARLVVGRRQSLLAAERARGSSVASVALRLVLESVPLAVTGVGLGALGSWLVDRDAPWTWWPGIAVGLVAAIAVPVGGARVASTSWTGQRSPANRKDRDRLRGRHRARRTVLELAVVALALAATSAARGRGLQQTQTQGVDLLLAGTPVLLACAATVVVLRLFPAVLRVLARAAARRRGLIPLVATARATRTGSIGLPLLALTIALGLVVFSGVTATSAQRGEERAAVEAVGADVLLDGVVPPGALATLRAADGVTALAAGARLTGRTFNGDSGLKVTLLVLDAAAFDTIAAAQDSRYAGELAGLGSTTSAAAPPRAVVSRSLTDEVAARGASVSVGGAIVDLDVVGTTDIGRPGESLVIVDRTALAPSTPDPVEPDLTWLDGTGAAGAVASLRADGALPGVVVTEREAWLEHLRESPLVRSVVALLAVAALVLALYAAVALVLTVVATSTERGRTLSSLRTLGLDRGDTWRITLGELAPLTTSGVLAGALIGLGVPLALGGALGLNHLTGEVRDATVAVTAGPFLLAIGASLVALAVSVVVEAVVRRRENLGEVLRVGEG; translated from the coding sequence ATGAACCCCCGCGCCCTCGTCGCCGGGTCGGTGCGTGTCGCGTGGCGCCGCGCCGTCACCGATCGCGGGCTCCTGCTCGGCGCGCTGGTGCTGGTCGTGGTCACGGCGTTCCTCGCCCTCACCGGCCCCCGTCTCGTGGGGGAGGCCGCCGACGAGGGGGCGCGCGGGGCGGTGCGGGACGCCGGCGCGCGGGCCGACATCGTGGCCGACCTCGGCTCGACGATCCGCCCGAGCGGCAAGGTGTCGCGCGACGACGCAGCCGCGACGAAGCTGCGCACCGCGGCCACCGACATGCGGGCGCGACTCCCCGAGGAGGTCGGCGCCCTGACCGGCGAGCCGTCGGCCGTGGTGCGCAGCGGGCGCCTGACGCTCCGGTCCGCGGACGCGAGCGCCGTGGCGAGGTTCGCCTGGTTCTGGAGCGCGGCGGGCGCCGGGGTGACCTGGGTCGAGGGCGGGGCGCCGCAGGCCTCGCCGCCGCCGGCGGACGCGTCCGCGACGACCGCGACGACCTCGGACCCCACGCCGCCGCCTGCCCGCCTCGTCGAGGTCGGCCTGACGCGCGTGGTGGCCGACGTGATCGACGCCCACGTCGGCGACCACCTGACCCTCAAGGGTCCGACCCGCGGTCTCGTCCAGGCCGTCGTGAGCGGGATCTACCTCCCGGTCGACCGCACCGACCCGCTGTGGACGACCGTGGACGGCCTCCTCGAACCCACGGCGCCCGGCTCCGCCGTGGTGTCGCTGCCCAGCATCGGGCTGCTGCTGAGCGACGAGTCGCTGCCCGACCTCACGCTCGCGCTCCAGCCCGGCGCGATCACGACGAGCTACCGGTTCCCTGTCGACGGGAGCTCGCTCACGGCGGGCGACGTCGAACGTGTCCGGGCTCGAGTGAGCGCCGTCGTCGCCAACCCGACCCCCCTCACCGTCGCCGGTAGCTCGACGCCAGCCGTGAGGACCGAGCTCAACGCCGTCCTGGGCGACTTCCAGGTGCGGCTGCGCGGCGCCCAGGCGCTGGCCTCGGTGCTGCTCGTCGGCCTCGTCACCGTTGGCGGCCTGGCCCTGCTGCTCGCCGCCCGCCTCGTCGTCGGGCGCCGACAGTCGCTGCTCGCGGCCGAACGGGCACGCGGCTCCTCCGTGGCCTCGGTCGCGCTGCGGCTCGTCCTCGAGTCGGTTCCCCTCGCGGTGACCGGCGTCGGTCTCGGCGCGCTCGGCTCGTGGCTCGTGGACCGCGACGCGCCGTGGACGTGGTGGCCGGGGATCGCCGTGGGACTCGTCGCGGCGATCGCAGTCCCGGTCGGTGGCGCCCGGGTCGCGTCGACGTCGTGGACGGGGCAGCGCTCCCCCGCCAACCGCAAGGACCGCGACCGGCTCCGTGGCCGTCACCGGGCCCGCCGCACCGTCCTCGAGCTTGCCGTCGTCGCGCTCGCGCTCGCCGCCACGTCGGCGGCCCGCGGCCGCGGGTTGCAGCAGACCCAGACCCAGGGCGTGGACCTCCTGCTCGCCGGCACCCCGGTCCTGCTCGCCTGCGCGGCGACCGTCGTCGTCCTGCGCCTGTTCCCGGCGGTGCTCCGAGTGCTGGCGCGGGCGGCCGCACGTCGTCGCGGGCTCATCCCTCTCGTCGCGACGGCGCGCGCGACCCGCACCGGGAGCATCGGGCTCCCGCTCCTGGCCCTGACGATCGCCCTCGGCCTGGTGGTGTTCTCCGGCGTCACCGCCACGAGTGCGCAGCGCGGCGAGGAACGCGCCGCCGTCGAGGCAGTCGGGGCCGACGTGCTCCTCGACGGGGTCGTCCCGCCGGGCGCCCTCGCGACACTGCGGGCCGCCGACGGGGTGACCGCGCTCGCCGCGGGGGCACGGCTCACAGGTCGGACGTTCAACGGCGACTCCGGGCTCAAGGTCACGCTGCTCGTACTCGACGCGGCAGCGTTCGACACCATCGCCGCGGCGCAGGACTCGCGGTACGCAGGTGAGCTCGCAGGCCTCGGCAGCACGACGAGCGCTGCCGCCCCACCCCGAGCCGTCGTCAGCAGGTCGTTGACGGACGAGGTCGCTGCGCGCGGCGCCTCGGTGTCCGTCGGGGGAGCGATCGTCGACCTCGACGTCGTCGGCACGACCGACATCGGTCGCCCCGGTGAGTCGCTCGTGATCGTGGACCGCACCGCGCTGGCTCCGTCGACGCCCGACCCGGTCGAGCCGGACCTGACCTGGCTCGACGGCACCGGGGCGGCGGGGGCGGTCGCCTCGCTGCGTGCCGACGGCGCACTGCCGGGCGTCGTCGTGACGGAGCGCGAGGCCTGGCTCGAGCACCTGCGCGAGTCGCCCCTCGTGCGGTCCGTCGTCGCGCTCCTCGCTGTCGCCGCCCTCGTGCTCGCGCTCTACGCCGCGGTGGCGCTTGTCCTCACCGTCGTCGCCACCTCGACCGAGCGCGGCCGCACCCTGTCGTCGCTGCGCACGCTCGGTCTCGATCGGGGCGACACCTGGCGCATCACGCTCGGCGAGCTGGCGCCGTTGACGACCTCGGGCGTGCTCGCCGGAGCTCTCATCGGGCTCGGCGTCCCCCTGGCCCTCGGCGGCGCGCTGGGCCTCAACCACCTGACGGGCGAGGTCCGCGACGCGACGGTCGCGGTCACTGCCGGGCCGTTCCTGCTCGCGATCGGGGCCAGCCTCGTCGCCCTGGCCGTCAGCGTCGTCGTCGAGGCGGTCGTGCGGCGCCGCGAGAACCTCGGCGAGGTCCTGAGGGTGGGCGAGGGATGA
- a CDS encoding FtsX-like permease family protein, translating to MSWSVRIMLRRAVAQRTILATVLAVAVVGSTLLGAFALLLSSSEQRALEVTLTRSPQSATDLEIRMSIGRNDPNVAVAAARAALAQVAGDVPTTSSEWVVSPPYELPADGGPSVPLGYVAAVPDVDSVATLRAGRWPDAASDTAGRVEVAVPNVAAEHFGWAVGTEVPLVSTSTLAPAGAVVVGVYDVTSDRTQWTRDLLAGAGVDPDFPVPGSFGFLLTSAYGPFVATPDALLGGGVEVTSADVVLHPQIDGTSHAALDALRARLDSADRDVAVAVDRHVTSSTFVSELAGTIDSGQGQLAVTRVSLVVVGLMLAVLATTVLLLAARLLAERRATEQSLMASRGATARQVLVLAGLEAVLVAGLTTAVAPVLARLLYRLTTAQGIFRRAGLDTDPHLPGVLWATCAAASIAFAAVLVGPLLRRSTSVVDAEQQQVRQDRRGALTRSGLDLALVVLAVVAYGQLREYQSPVLASGGLDVVLVAGPALFLLAGAAVALRALPLVAAVAERLADRSRRLVLPLAAWEVGRRPGRASGAVLLLTLAVAVGLFSQSFLATWRASQTDQADVQVGTDVRIDRLATTPLEQSAAVAALPGVTALTPVATRTVALGQAPAPGMLASGSTNVTMVALDTRAGAGLLRGSAPAGTDWSTLLESIAPTDVVTGTELAGTPTSLRLSVTAAAVPTAPTVRLLGSVVVQDAHGLRVNFRLPTLPVDGLPHDVTVPLTTTPDAPLAAPLSVVGFLSQLIDQPDPAVASTVSLPDRIKFRVGIADLRAVEGDTQTTSPLEPSAWQARSLASRWRPSVLVEVTSGDDLALSTLSDIESADILSGTAGLTMTSFTQDPAMRIIASDALLDKLAVQVGDRILVDVGGSSVRAEIAAGVPYLPSMPRGAGFLVDRDLLTRSLVAAAWTNPLLDEWWIGVGADQAPTLASVARTELSATATSRYELGASLTDGPLRIGVQAALWTATAASLLLAVAGFAMSATISVRLRRLELARLGALGASRPALLRAVLAEHTLLGTLGVGAGAVLGALLGRLVVPLLTVAADGARPVPAVVVRWPWPAEGALLALMVTLICITVTSATVALLRPAASSLLRLGDDR from the coding sequence GTGTCCTGGTCCGTGCGGATCATGCTGCGCCGAGCGGTCGCGCAGCGCACGATCCTCGCGACCGTGCTCGCCGTGGCCGTGGTCGGCAGCACGCTCCTGGGCGCCTTCGCCCTCCTGCTGTCGTCGAGCGAGCAGCGAGCGCTCGAGGTCACGCTGACGCGCTCCCCGCAGTCGGCCACCGACCTCGAGATCCGGATGTCGATCGGTCGCAACGATCCGAACGTCGCGGTCGCGGCAGCGCGGGCCGCCCTGGCGCAGGTCGCGGGCGACGTGCCGACCACGAGCAGCGAGTGGGTCGTCTCACCGCCCTACGAGCTGCCCGCCGACGGCGGCCCGAGCGTGCCGCTCGGATACGTCGCGGCCGTGCCGGACGTCGACTCCGTCGCCACCCTGCGGGCCGGCCGGTGGCCCGACGCCGCCTCCGACACGGCCGGTCGCGTCGAGGTCGCCGTGCCGAACGTCGCGGCCGAGCACTTCGGCTGGGCCGTCGGGACCGAGGTGCCGCTCGTCAGCACGTCGACGCTCGCACCGGCCGGCGCCGTCGTCGTCGGCGTGTACGACGTCACGAGCGACCGCACGCAGTGGACGCGTGACCTGCTCGCCGGCGCGGGCGTCGACCCCGACTTCCCCGTCCCGGGTTCGTTCGGCTTCCTGCTGACCTCGGCGTACGGGCCGTTCGTCGCCACCCCGGACGCACTGCTCGGCGGCGGCGTCGAGGTGACGAGCGCCGACGTCGTCCTCCACCCCCAGATCGATGGCACGTCGCACGCGGCGCTCGACGCCCTGCGAGCGCGTCTGGACTCGGCCGACCGTGATGTGGCCGTCGCGGTCGACCGGCACGTCACGAGCTCGACGTTCGTGTCCGAGCTCGCCGGGACGATCGACTCGGGGCAGGGCCAGCTGGCGGTGACGCGCGTCAGTCTCGTCGTCGTCGGCCTCATGCTCGCGGTCCTCGCGACCACCGTGCTGCTGCTCGCAGCGCGGCTGCTCGCCGAGCGTCGCGCCACCGAGCAGTCGTTGATGGCCTCCCGCGGTGCGACGGCTCGCCAGGTCCTCGTCCTGGCCGGGCTCGAGGCCGTGCTCGTGGCGGGCCTGACGACGGCAGTGGCGCCGGTGCTCGCCCGGCTGCTGTACAGGCTGACGACCGCGCAGGGCATCTTCCGACGCGCCGGCCTCGACACCGACCCGCACCTCCCGGGCGTCCTGTGGGCGACCTGCGCGGCGGCCTCGATCGCCTTCGCGGCGGTGCTCGTCGGCCCGCTGCTGCGCCGGTCGACGAGCGTCGTGGACGCCGAGCAGCAGCAGGTGCGCCAGGACCGCAGGGGTGCGCTCACCCGGTCGGGCCTGGACCTCGCGCTCGTCGTGCTCGCCGTCGTCGCCTACGGGCAGCTGCGCGAGTACCAGTCACCGGTGCTGGCGAGCGGCGGCCTCGACGTGGTGCTCGTCGCCGGGCCGGCGCTGTTCCTCCTCGCCGGTGCTGCCGTCGCCCTGCGCGCCCTGCCGCTGGTCGCCGCCGTCGCCGAGCGCTTGGCGGACCGGAGCCGACGCCTGGTCCTTCCGCTCGCGGCGTGGGAGGTCGGTCGCCGACCCGGGCGCGCCTCCGGCGCCGTCCTGCTGCTGACCCTCGCCGTGGCCGTCGGACTGTTCTCCCAGTCGTTCCTGGCGACCTGGCGCGCCTCCCAGACCGACCAGGCCGACGTCCAGGTCGGCACCGACGTGCGCATCGACCGGCTCGCCACCACCCCCCTCGAGCAGTCGGCCGCCGTCGCTGCCCTCCCGGGCGTCACGGCGCTCACGCCCGTCGCCACGCGCACCGTCGCCCTCGGTCAGGCTCCCGCGCCGGGCATGCTCGCGAGCGGGTCCACCAACGTCACGATGGTCGCTCTCGACACGCGGGCGGGTGCGGGCCTGCTGCGCGGGAGCGCTCCCGCGGGAACCGACTGGAGCACGCTCCTCGAGTCGATCGCCCCGACCGATGTCGTCACGGGCACCGAGCTGGCCGGCACGCCGACCTCGCTGCGGCTGTCCGTCACAGCGGCCGCGGTCCCCACGGCGCCCACCGTGCGACTCCTCGGGAGCGTCGTCGTGCAGGACGCGCACGGGCTACGCGTCAACTTCCGGCTGCCCACGCTCCCGGTCGACGGCCTCCCGCACGACGTGACGGTCCCGCTCACGACGACGCCCGACGCCCCGCTCGCAGCTCCCCTCTCGGTCGTCGGGTTCCTGTCCCAGCTCATCGACCAGCCCGACCCAGCGGTCGCCTCGACCGTGTCGCTCCCCGACAGGATCAAGTTCCGCGTCGGCATCGCCGACCTGCGCGCCGTCGAGGGTGACACCCAGACGACGTCGCCGCTCGAGCCGTCGGCCTGGCAGGCGCGGTCGCTCGCGTCGCGGTGGCGCCCGTCCGTGCTGGTCGAGGTGACCTCGGGCGACGACCTGGCGCTGAGCACCCTGAGCGACATCGAGAGCGCGGACATCCTGAGCGGCACTGCCGGCCTCACGATGACGTCGTTCACGCAGGACCCCGCGATGCGCATCATCGCGTCGGACGCCCTCCTCGACAAGCTCGCCGTGCAGGTCGGCGACCGGATCCTCGTCGACGTCGGCGGGAGCTCCGTCAGGGCGGAGATCGCCGCCGGCGTGCCCTACCTGCCGTCCATGCCGCGTGGCGCCGGGTTCCTCGTCGACCGGGACCTGCTGACCCGCTCGCTCGTGGCCGCAGCGTGGACCAACCCGCTGCTCGACGAGTGGTGGATCGGCGTCGGCGCCGACCAGGCCCCCACGCTGGCGAGCGTGGCGCGCACCGAGCTCAGCGCCACCGCGACCAGCCGGTACGAGCTCGGCGCGTCGCTCACCGACGGCCCGCTGCGGATCGGGGTCCAGGCCGCGCTGTGGACCGCCACGGCCGCGTCGCTCCTGCTCGCCGTCGCAGGGTTCGCGATGAGCGCGACGATCTCGGTCCGCCTGCGGCGCCTCGAGCTCGCACGGCTCGGGGCGCTCGGGGCGTCCCGACCGGCGCTCCTGCGGGCCGTGCTCGCCGAGCACACGCTGCTCGGGACGCTGGGGGTCGGCGCCGGCGCCGTGCTCGGCGCCCTGCTCGGCCGGCTCGTCGTCCCGCTGCTGACGGTCGCAGCGGACGGTGCACGCCCCGTGCCCGCCGTCGTCGTGCGCTGGCCCTGGCCCGCCGAGGGCGCCCTGCTGGCCCTCATGGTCACGCTGATCTGCATCACGGTGACTTCTGCGACCGTCGCTCTGCTCCGTCCCGCGGCGTCCTCTCTCCTGCGGCTCGGAGACGACCGATGA
- a CDS encoding methyl-accepting chemotaxis protein, which translates to MRRGSARLGSSLRLQLVATGAGSVVLTAVLLTAIGGLQVSGLARTAGVDIDKLTTASLHQTSDQAMTLVETQVATVQDRMESQLRVAQSAFALRGPVTFGEPETWSLKNATTGETSDLALPRMLVGGVGFGQNADPATLSPVVDGIADLLGAATTVFQRVDEAGTMLRVATNVKTADGARAIGTVISPVAADGTPNAVIAALLSGTTYIGNAQVVGQPYVTAYAPLMDGSKVVGALFVGTPQSTVDAPLRTALATVKVSDHGYLTVLAADGSWVVPPPGASEGPALDAVDADGTPFAQRLIDAAAGLDAHAVAAERVDLATGGAAKVEVSRYAPWGWTIAAWGFDADLRAVPDRLDAGTSQLVRTLLLAGFIVAALAIGVVVLTSGRIVARVGRLTQALRRVAARDLSFDVRGEGRDEIGVMGDAVGEAIDGMRAAIGRMQAGADAMQATAGRLEGSSGTLEGVAGQTVAQADEAARSATVVSSELQAVTAAMTEMRASIESVAHDVNAASGEADRAVGATAEAAVIAARLGDSSSQIAAVLDTVTSIATQTHLLALNATIEAARAGTAGRGFAVVAGEVKKLAEQTSAAIGTIEPVLAAVSRDAADVRSAVERISLSIATVDEHQSSMSVVVEQQTATTGEIERNLIVAADSSTDIAQSAGAVAQAASQSFDSAAEVRLVVGELSRVATELNAGVEEFTLVSR; encoded by the coding sequence ATGCGTCGCGGATCAGCTCGGCTGGGCTCCAGCCTGCGTCTTCAGCTCGTCGCCACCGGAGCGGGCTCGGTCGTCCTGACCGCCGTGCTGCTCACCGCCATCGGGGGTCTGCAGGTGTCCGGCCTGGCCCGGACCGCGGGCGTCGACATCGACAAGCTCACCACCGCCTCGTTGCACCAGACGTCCGACCAGGCCATGACGCTGGTCGAGACGCAGGTCGCGACGGTCCAGGACCGGATGGAGTCCCAGCTGCGGGTCGCGCAGTCCGCCTTCGCGCTGCGCGGGCCCGTCACGTTCGGTGAGCCCGAGACCTGGTCCCTGAAGAACGCGACCACCGGCGAGACCTCCGACCTCGCGCTGCCGCGCATGCTGGTCGGTGGCGTGGGCTTCGGCCAGAACGCCGACCCCGCGACCCTCTCGCCGGTCGTCGACGGCATCGCCGACCTGCTGGGCGCCGCGACGACCGTCTTCCAGCGCGTCGACGAGGCCGGCACGATGCTGCGCGTCGCGACGAACGTCAAGACGGCCGACGGCGCTCGGGCCATCGGCACCGTCATCAGCCCGGTCGCCGCCGACGGCACCCCCAACGCCGTCATCGCGGCGCTCCTGTCAGGCACGACGTACATCGGCAACGCCCAGGTCGTCGGGCAGCCGTACGTCACGGCGTACGCGCCCCTCATGGACGGCAGCAAGGTCGTCGGCGCGCTGTTCGTCGGGACACCCCAGTCGACCGTCGACGCTCCGCTGCGCACCGCGCTCGCGACCGTGAAGGTCAGCGACCACGGCTATCTGACGGTCCTCGCGGCCGACGGGTCCTGGGTCGTGCCGCCGCCCGGCGCGAGCGAGGGTCCGGCGCTCGACGCGGTCGACGCCGACGGAACGCCGTTCGCGCAGCGCCTCATCGACGCCGCAGCCGGGCTCGACGCCCACGCCGTGGCCGCCGAACGGGTCGACCTCGCCACCGGCGGTGCCGCGAAGGTCGAGGTCAGCCGCTACGCCCCGTGGGGCTGGACCATCGCCGCGTGGGGGTTCGACGCGGACCTCCGGGCCGTGCCGGACCGCCTCGACGCGGGGACGTCACAGCTCGTGCGCACGCTGCTCCTCGCCGGGTTCATCGTCGCCGCGCTGGCGATCGGGGTCGTGGTGCTGACGTCGGGACGCATCGTGGCGCGGGTCGGGCGGCTCACCCAGGCCCTGCGTCGTGTCGCGGCACGTGACCTGTCCTTCGACGTGCGCGGCGAGGGTCGCGACGAGATCGGGGTCATGGGCGACGCCGTCGGCGAGGCGATCGACGGCATGCGCGCCGCGATCGGTCGGATGCAGGCCGGTGCCGACGCGATGCAGGCCACGGCCGGTCGGCTCGAGGGCTCGAGCGGCACCCTCGAGGGGGTCGCCGGGCAGACGGTGGCCCAGGCCGACGAGGCCGCCCGCAGCGCGACCGTCGTGAGCTCCGAGCTGCAGGCGGTCACCGCCGCGATGACCGAGATGCGCGCGTCGATCGAGTCGGTGGCGCACGACGTCAACGCGGCCTCGGGCGAGGCGGACCGCGCGGTCGGTGCGACGGCCGAGGCTGCGGTCATCGCGGCGCGGCTCGGCGACTCCTCGTCGCAGATAGCCGCCGTCCTGGACACCGTGACGTCGATCGCCACGCAGACGCACCTGCTCGCCCTCAACGCGACCATCGAGGCGGCCCGCGCGGGCACGGCGGGCCGGGGGTTCGCCGTCGTCGCCGGCGAGGTCAAGAAGCTGGCCGAGCAGACGTCCGCCGCGATCGGGACCATCGAGCCGGTGCTCGCAGCCGTCTCACGCGACGCGGCCGACGTCCGGTCCGCGGTCGAGCGGATCTCGCTGTCGATCGCGACCGTCGACGAGCACCAGTCGTCCATGTCGGTCGTCGTGGAGCAGCAGACCGCCACGACCGGGGAGATCGAGCGCAACCTCATCGTCGCGGCCGACAGCTCCACCGACATCGCCCAGAGCGCCGGGGCCGTCGCTCAGGCCGCGTCGCAGTCGTTCGACAGCGCCGCCGAGGTGCGGCTCGTCGTCGGGGAGCTGAGCCGGGTCGCCACCGAGCTGAACGCGGGCGTCGAGGAGTTCACGCTCGTCTCCCGCTGA
- a CDS encoding ABC transporter ATP-binding protein: MACDNLVRIYQAEGIEVQALQGLDLLIDSGELVAIVGASGSGKSTLLSVLSGLDVPTAGRVRVGEWDLMAMTGRERVAYRRSMVGFVWQQTARNLVPYLTAVENVAFPQALAGVRGTARRQRSTELLDALGIGHCADRRPGQMSGGEQQRVAIGVALANSPQILFADEPTGELDTASSDEVLDALRAANRELGATVVIVTHDSGVSEHVERTVAIRDGRTSSEVVRRTHTDEHGAERVVAEEYAMLDRAGRVQLPREYLEVLELSGRVRLALEASHIAVWPDRAPKAARHARTDSPDRPAGLVNASEEPS; encoded by the coding sequence ATCGCCTGCGACAACCTCGTGCGGATCTACCAGGCCGAGGGCATCGAGGTGCAGGCGCTGCAGGGCCTCGACCTGCTCATCGACTCGGGGGAGCTCGTCGCGATCGTCGGAGCATCCGGCTCGGGGAAGTCGACGTTGCTGTCCGTGCTGTCCGGTCTCGACGTCCCCACGGCGGGCCGCGTCCGCGTCGGCGAGTGGGACCTGATGGCGATGACGGGACGGGAGCGCGTCGCCTACCGGCGCAGCATGGTCGGCTTCGTCTGGCAGCAGACGGCCCGCAACCTCGTGCCGTACCTCACGGCGGTCGAGAACGTCGCGTTCCCGCAGGCGCTCGCCGGCGTCCGCGGCACGGCCCGGCGGCAGCGCTCGACGGAGCTCCTCGATGCGCTCGGCATCGGCCACTGCGCCGACCGACGTCCCGGGCAGATGTCCGGCGGGGAGCAGCAGCGGGTCGCGATCGGCGTGGCCCTCGCCAACTCGCCGCAGATCCTGTTCGCCGACGAGCCGACCGGCGAGCTCGACACGGCGTCGTCGGACGAGGTGCTCGACGCGCTGCGTGCCGCGAACCGCGAGCTGGGCGCGACGGTCGTCATCGTCACGCACGACTCCGGCGTGAGCGAGCACGTCGAGCGCACCGTGGCGATCCGGGACGGCCGGACGAGCTCGGAGGTCGTCCGACGCACGCACACCGACGAGCACGGAGCCGAGCGGGTCGTGGCCGAGGAGTACGCGATGCTCGACCGCGCCGGCCGGGTCCAGCTGCCGCGCGAGTACCTCGAGGTGCTCGAGCTGTCCGGTCGGGTCCGCCTCGCCCTCGAGGCGAGCCACATCGCCGTGTGGCCTGACCGCGCACCGAAGGCCGCACGCCATGCACGGACGGATTCGCCCGATCGCCCGGCCGGTCTCGTCAACGCCTCCGAGGAGCCGTCGTGA